The following are encoded together in the Schistocerca americana isolate TAMUIC-IGC-003095 chromosome 6, iqSchAmer2.1, whole genome shotgun sequence genome:
- the LOC124620003 gene encoding uncharacterized protein LOC124620003, which produces MCFKCKIVYHYNCAKVDSKQEIWKCDNCVKVGIIDSKEEIISVLLEELQRLKAENVTLSARSQQNKSESQDESTNCHQPKKIPKHLVSQQLYHLNTSNCFSALSDKIDETEKSTQVVGRDNVPKKSTKRPIESQPTNKILLLSDSHGRNCASLLNEFLKPKYYTSSVVKPNACLSGVVEGASDLTSDFNLDDAVIILAGINDIRKKNNFIPDLEKLTAALDHTKLLLCTVPYCYDKPEVNETVYRFNEYIMNLSSNFVNVKVIDVNLFLQRPDYTNHGLHLNKTGKLRLCRNIASSVSNPWKRCDVVKTLTTSSARKVRFCTGTVETNSCQDRQGTNVNTRNRCIAVSHPVTANDILIPYDEVPPKEPQGLENNSDAVSPRIKGNPRFSTRERRIPKRNSDFLWPAPTRPRQRHLVNKSPAAT; this is translated from the coding sequence ATGTGCTTTAAGTGTAAAATTGTTTATCATTATAACTGTGCAAAGGTGGACTCAAAACAAGAGATATGGAAATGTGATAATTGCGTAAAAGTGGGCATTATAGACAGCAAGGAAGAAATAATTTCCGTGTTGTTAGAAGAACTGCAAagactgaaagctgaaaatgtcacattgtCTGCCAGAAGTCAACAGAACAAAAGTGAATCCCAAGACGAGAGCACAAATTGTCACCAGCCCAAGAAGATACCAAAACATCTCGTTTCTCAGCAGTTATATCATCTGAATACAAGCAACTGTTTTAGTGCCTTAAGTGATAAaattgatgaaacagagaaatctactCAGGTGGTAGGACGAGACAATGTTCCAAAAAAATCGACAAAAAGACCAATTGAGAGTCAGCCAACGAATAAGATTTTATTACTATCGGACAGTCATGGGCGAAACTGTGCATCATTGCTAAATGAATTTTTGAAACCCAAGTACTACACATCATCTGTTGTTAAACCAAATGCATGCCTCAGTGGTGTAGTTGAAGGGGCATCAGATCTTACTAGTGATTTCAATTTGGACGATGCAGTTATTATCCTTGCAGGAATAAATGACATTCGTAAGAAAAACAACTTTATTCCAGACTTAGAAAAGTTGACTGCAGCACTTGATCATACAAAGCTATTGTTATGTACCGTTCCCTACTGTTATGACAAGCCAGAAGTCAACGAAACAGTGTACAGATTTAATGAATATATAATGaatttgtcatctaattttgttaATGTGAAAGTAATTGATGTCAATTTATTCTTGCAAAGGCCTGATTACACTAATCATGGACTACACCTGAACAAAACAGGAAAGCTCAGACTGTGCAGGAACattgcttcatcagtatcaaacccATGGAAACGGTGTGATGTAGTAAAAACACTTACAACCAGCTCTGCAAGAAAGGTCAGATTTTGTACCGGTACTGTAGAAACCAATTCATGCCAAGATAGACAGGGAACCAATGTGAATACAAGAAACAGATGTATAGCTGTGTCTCACCCTGTCACTGCCAATGACATATTAATACCATATGATGAAGTTCCACCCAAAGAACCTCAAGGACtggaaaataattccgatgcagtatctccaAGGATAAAAGGTAATCCCCGATTTTCTACGAGAGAAAGaagaattccaaaaagaaacagtgattttttatggccAGCACCCACCAGACCTCGCCAACGACATCTAGTGAACAAATCTCCAGCTGCGACATAG